From the genome of Verrucomicrobiota bacterium:
ACTGCCTCGCGGGCAGACGGCACCTTTGCAATCAGACCAGCGGGGTTGGCGTCAACCGGCCGGGAGCATTTGCCGAGTACCTTACCATCCCGGAAACCAACGTTTGGTTGGCGGATCCCAAAATCCCCCTGGAGATCCTTTCCTGTTTCGATCCCCTCGGGAACGCGGTCCACACCGCCCTGTCCTTCGACGTGCTGGGTGAGGACGTGCTGATCACCGGGGCCGGTCCGATCGGTCTGATGGCGGTGCCCATCGTCCGGCACGCCGGCGCCCGTTACGTCGTCATCACCGACGTGAACCCGTACCGGCTGGAGTTGGCCCGCCGTTTGGGGGTGACGGTTGCCCTGGACGTCCGGACCGGCAGCCTGCACGAGGTAATGAGCAGGTTGGGGATGAAAGAAGGATTCGACGTCGGCCTGGAAATGTCCGGAGACGCCGGCGCGCTCAACAGCATGCTGGCCGCGATGTGCCATGGCGGCAAGCTGGCCCTTTTGGGTATCCAATCAAAAAAGGCGGCCATCGACTGGGACCTGGTGGTCTTTAACGGCCTGACGATCAAGGGCATTTACGGACGGGAAATGTACGAGACCTGGTACAAGATGA
Proteins encoded in this window:
- the tdh gene encoding L-threonine 3-dehydrogenase — translated: MRALVKKQRSPGLWLEEVPRPEPGGFEVLIRVLRASICGTDVHIYEWDAWAQKTIPTPMVIGHEFVGVITEAGRFVHDFQPGMIVTGEGHVVCGRCRNCLAGRRHLCNQTSGVGVNRPGAFAEYLTIPETNVWLADPKIPLEILSCFDPLGNAVHTALSFDVLGEDVLITGAGPIGLMAVPIVRHAGARYVVITDVNPYRLELARRLGVTVALDVRTGSLHEVMSRLGMKEGFDVGLEMSGDAGALNSMLAAMCHGGKLALLGIQSKKAAIDWDLVVFNGLTIKGIYGREMYETWYKMTALIQSGLDIAPVITHHFPFDAYEEAFKLMRSGQSGKIVLHWENAPVPPQAVTLKPE